One Perca flavescens isolate YP-PL-M2 chromosome 5, PFLA_1.0, whole genome shotgun sequence genomic window, gttctcttcctctcccccttGTTTACTAACAGACGCAGACCAGACTGGAGCATGCCCACATTAAGGAGCTTGAACAGAGCCTACTCTTTGAAAAGACCAAAGCTGAGAAACTCCAAAGAGAGTTAGAAGACACTAGGGTAATGAATTCTGCTCTGCAGTGTGCTGCATTGGAAAAGCGTACCTTTGCCGAGGATAGTGGCCAAACATTTTTTCAAAGGGGTACAGAGAGGTGCTGGGCAGCAACTGGAGATTTGCTTTGTATGAGCTTGTGGTTAATCCCACAAATGCATTCTTCAGGCTTCACATAAGAAAAATGATCCTCCTGATTTGATGAcacacaattaatcaaataataaaCTAATGCATATATTGAGCTAATGCTCAAATCAGTCTATCCAGCATAAAGTTAGATTTGCAAATTCAATATCCCAATTTGTGGTGCTACAGAATAACTTTTTAACCATTTTTGAAGTGTTATCTTCtctcatatattaaatatatacactcaaaatattttacatttaaaggtcccatggcatgaacatttcagagaatttggcccacccatgagagagagactcattgtgggactggctttagtggctgtaattctgcaccaaggctgaatttcaggaaagagacttcagatacagtattaggggaccactaaggtctatataaaagcatccaaagagcaccatgtcatgggaccttttaacaAGTATACATTTCTATTATTACCACATGCATCTTTCAGCTGTCCTGAGTGACCACTCTTTTACTTGTACTATTTTCCAATAAGTCACCCAATCTAAACCCACTATTGCTTTACTGGTATCACTGCTTAACCAGACAGACAAACTTTTCCCTTGTCCCAGCTTATCATTTTCTCGGTTATCCTGTGTTCTACTTCCCCAGTCCTTCCCAGCATCCATTTGTCCTGCTTATTTCGTGTCCctgcgtttaaaaaaaaaaaaaaaaaaaacaaaacttgctCCACCTCCCAAACTACGCATCCTTGTGTTCCCCTAGGGTACTATAGTCATAAGTggtatcagaaaaaaatatatttctataGTTTCAGGGCCATAGTTTCTACAGGTTCTctttttaacaattattttatcgAGAAGATTTTGATTAAATTATTCAATTAACCAGTAAATTGATGCAGCAAAAAGAGATCCACTTTTGAGAACATTAGAATAAACCATGGATTTGGAACATAGCTGGATTAATTTAAACATAATGGAACATGTCATATGCTCCGTCTTAGTTTATACCTCTACTAAATCATGAGGTCAAAAATGGCATTAATTCAGTGATTAAGAGTGTTATTGTAATGGATGGTGGAAACTGTTTTACACACTTCTATAGCTCCATACATGCTTTGATTGTTCACATCCATTTTTTGGACCATACCGTTTCTAGCCACAAGAGGTCAGTATAATACATTGTTTTTGGGACCAATGTTTTTATGCCTTCCTTGTTAAGATAGCAATTAAACCGTTTCTCTGTTCGAAACATTGAGTTTTACTATTACATTTGTTCAGTAAAAGTATGATTGAGTCTTTAACGCACTTTTGTTAGTACACAGTGCTTCAGTATGTCAGACACATCTTTTAAAATATAAGATTTCTGTTCTTAAAGGTTGCTACTGTGTCGGAAAGATCTCGTATTATGGACCTTGAGAGGGACCTTTCACTGCGAACAAGAGAGGTAGCAGACCTGCAGCTGCGTCTTGGGACCCAACAGGCCTCTGAGGACTCAAACTCTACGGTTTCTCCCCTTCTGGAAGAAATAAACTCTCTGAGAGATCAGTTGGCTTCCCAAGAAGCTAAGCAGAAAGAAGAGCTGAAAAAGTACAAGGAGAAGCTTGAAGCTCAAGAAAAGACCCATAGTGAGGCAGCTGCCCAGGTTCAAGCTACATCTATAAGGCTCTCTGGTGACAACGAGCAGTTGCAGATGCGCTTAAGCCATGCTGAGAAAGAGAATGCTGACATTATTGAACTGTGGCGTTCCAAGTTGGAGTCTGCCATTGCCTCTCACCAGCAAGCCATGGAGGAGCTAAAGGTGTCCTCCAGCAAAGGCTCAGGTGCCCAGACAGAACAACTTATCGAAACCAAAAGTGCTCTAGAGAAGCTGAACATGGAGCACAAGTTGGCTCTTGAGGAGGCTGGAGCCGAACATGAGGCTGATGCTGCAGCTTGGACTCGGGAGAAGCAGGCACTGAAGGCACAGCTGTTGTCTTTGATTGAGGACAAGGAGCGACTGGAGGAGTCCCTACGGTCCAGTGTTGAAAGAGCAGAGGAGCAGCACCTTGTGGAGATGGAGGATGTTCTTGGAAAACTTCATGCTGCCGAACTTAGGGTGAAGGAGCTTGAGGAGAAAGAAGGGATGTTGGCACAACAGGCCCAAGACAAGGACCGACAAACCAAAGAACAGATGTCAGAAATTGTGGCTCTGCGCAGCCAAGTAGCACAAAGTAACCAGGAGCTTGGGACCCTGAAGAGTCAATTAGAGATGATTCAGAGCCAAGGGAACAACCAGGGTGCCATGGTGAGTTTGTATTCACCTCCTGACCATTTAATACATAATGCTCCCCATTTTCAGTTTGTCATGTTTGAGAGAAGCAGTTTCCCTATTTATTCTGTTAAGTTAGTATGGCATTTCTTTGTTAATGTTTTGACGTGCATATTTCTTTGCTGTTTgctttgtctctttttgtccACTGTATTTGTATTGGACATGTGCTATAGGTTAGTAAATTGAGCTCACAGTTGGAGGGCCGACAGCAGGAAGTCCTCTCTTTACAGCAGAGTCTGACAACTGTACAGCAGGAGAAGGACATCCTGGAACAAGAGCTTGGAGGCCTGGTGAGGCTTAGGACTTAATTTTGGATGTGGATACAGTAACTCTTTTTGCGTTGTGATTGAAGTCACTGGTCTTTTTTCATGTTCAGTGTCCTTTTGATAATCATGTCATTGCATCATTGTTTGTAAACCCACCTTGATCATGTCTTTGGCATTTCTCTATTGCCATTTCTTGTAACTTATCGGCCAACATGTATACAGTTACGGATATCTGCAGTGAGCTAATATATCTGCTAGCCCGATGTATCAGTTGGTCTCATgactaaaaataattaaaatgctgTAACTGCTTACATTTGTCTATTGCAGAAGAAATTGATGTGAAAGTATTTTCCCCACAGAAACAAAGGTTGGCTGAAAGCACAGAGGAGCAGACTAAATCATCAAACATTATGCAAGGTAAATGACATAAGCAATTACATAAGTTCAGTTAATCAATCTCCCCCCTCCTTTCCCTGCTACTAATTGACCTCTTTCAGTTTATAAAGGCTTTTAGGATGTAAAgtggcatttttctttttgcagtAACACTTGAGAAGCTCAGTAAGAAAGAAGAGCAGTGCACATCTCTGACCACAGAATCAGAGTCTCTTAGAAGTCAACTTTCCGGTGAGAACAGTAGAACTGCATTTATGTGTTTTGTAAAACGTTCAGTATATAGTATGTTTCTTCCTTTCTGGTAGAATAATAACCTTAGAACCTGTGAACAATCTCGTCTTGTCTTAACTCAGGGCTGGAGAGAAAGCTGAAGGCTGCAGATGAACGGCTTGAGCAGCTTTCAAAGGACAAATTCAAGCTGGAAAATGATATTTCAGACATGATGAAGACATCTGGTGATAGTTCAGTACAGCTGACCAAAATGAATGAAGATCTCATACAGAAAGAAAGGTACTACACTTAATTATTCTCTCCTCCTATATTACTTAATTACTCCACAAAAATATACTAATCGTGTCGGAATTGGATACTTATTTCCCAATGACATTCCATGCTGTAGTCCATGTCTTTTTCATTTATCTAACCTTTCACTAAGCATTCTCctcaaatattttctttttttttgtcatcactCAGGAGGCTTGAGGAGTTACAGAGTCAACTAtcagaggagaaggagaaggcagTGCACTTGAATGAACAACTCCAGCAGGAACAGTCCCGCAGAGAGCAGGAGCTGAAAGAGACCAGAGATACACATCAGTCTCAAATAAGTAGCCTTCAGGACAAGATCGCTAACTTGGTTAGTATTGTTGggcattcacaaaaaaaaatatttgtgtttgAGAATTAAATGTCAGATTCTTTAAGACTTATAATACATAGTTTTTATAGACATTAAAATGTGTAATACTTGGTTTACTACGCATTGGAAAATTTCCACTTTGTCCTTCGGTCACTGGCTACGTTAAAACAAGTAGATAAAAgttattgtttttctattttcctGTTTTCTAGGAGAAGACTGTTAAACAGGGTGAGACTATGGTTGAGGAGCTCAAGGCCTCACAGGAGAAATCCTTGTCTCAGGCTTCAGAGCTCCATGTGAAGGAACTTGAGGTTCTGCAATGTCAGGTTGACAAGTGGAAGCAGGAGCTCTCCTCCTCCACGGACAAAACCCAGGAGCTGGAGAAGTTGGTATCTGAGCTGCAGCCATACAAGGAACAAGTTCAGGTAAGCACAAACCTCAAAGGAACAGACACATTAGTTGAATTAACATGTTTTCACAAAGGTTTCAAACATATTTTCTGCCAGGAACTTGTTTaatgtaaaatgttattttatgtattactgattttattaatgttaaattGTTGAAAAGCACTAGAACAAAACTTCACCTATGCtttttgtaaatgaaaatgtgGTACCCTAAAATCAAACAACTGTCCCTCAAACCACTTGGATGTCAAAAACCTCACCTTACAGACGTTGCACCAACACTAAAACAGAATGTGAAACCAAGCTTTACAACCAAGTTGTGGGAGACAATATGTAACTAAGAATTTACCATTGGTGATTAATCTATATTATCAACAACATTTTCACTCTTAATTACTGTCAGATTATTTGTGATGAGTTGTTCATTTCCCCCCAACATACAGGATAATAAcatctttttttcatattcatctTAGCTCTTTATTGGATGGTGCCATAGGCTATATGCTTGCAGGGGTATACCTGATTAAAGTTATGTGTTATGTATTTTAAGACAATTTATGGTTAATTggaaaaattgtttttaaagttgtgtTGTGGCTGCTAAATGGTATGCATTGGGTAGGATTCAAGTTGAGTCTTGAGTCACTAGTTAGTATTTAGCTATTGATTACAATTTTCTTTCAAATTACATAAAGTGATAACCGCTTTTGCTATGTACCCCTGCTAGCATTTTCTATTCGCCTGATATTACATTTTAAGTagaacattttcactttctaagaaaaagttgggtttttgtgtgtttctacaCTTTGAAAGACATTcattaacaacattggcatatgTTTAACACTCATTTTTATCAATACAAAAATCCAGTATATACtaatacacatacaaatactTGTGCAATGTGGATTATTGATATAATAAGATACTTCAAGTAAGTGCTCTATATGACGCTGCAAGTGATCATAGTCACACTCTGGCAGCCAGCAGCCAATTTGTTTATATGTCAGTCAAATTTGTTGGCATCAATTTAATAATACGCTACTAAAATTAAGTAAGTGCTGAAGTGAAAATGTTCACCTTATATTGTTGAAAGCCATTGTGGTGTAAGCTGTGGTGTGATCTTTGGCCATTTTTAATGCTCCTGCAACTTAACCTTTCCAATTGCATTTCACTTATGTCCATATCTGCTTGGTTTATTTGGATTCATCTTACTTTTccttgtgtatatatattcccctccttttttttctttcaactttATTTCCCCAGTGTCTTTCTGCTGATGTTGAACATTTGTCCAAAAAACTGGAAAAGCAGAGTCTAGATCTGGAAAATATATGTAAGGAATGTGAGGATGTAAAGGCTGAGAAAGGCAAACTGGAGAAACGGCTTTCAGATGTGCAGACTAAGCTCTCTGCCCTTGAGATTAGTCACCAAGAACTTTCAGTCCAGAATGAAGAACTGCGAATAACCAGTGATAAGCTTTCAAAACATCAAGAGGACCTACTTGCCAACAATAAGTGCTCCGATGAAGAAAGGATTTCATTGAGTAAGGAGTTGGAGAAGCTGAAATATCTTCTTCAGGAAGTTCAGACTGAAAACGACAACCTGAAAAATGCTAAAGGTGAACACCAGGCTCAAATTGAGGAGCTTCAAAGACAAAATTCAGAGAAGAATGACTTGCTCCTAAAGCATCAGCAGGACATCCAGCAAATTGAGGCTAAAAAGAAGCAACTACATgatgattatgaaaatgtttggaAAGAGAAACTCCAGCTTGAAGACAACCTCAATGAAAGCAGGTCAAAGCTCACATGTGAGAAGGACAATCTAATTTTAGAGAGAGATTCTgccagaaatgccaaaaaatctCTTGATGCCAAGAACGCAGATTTGCAGGCAAAACTTAAGTCATTGAAATTAGAAAAAGAAGATCTTACAATGAAGAACACTCAGCTACAGGCCTTCACAGAAACCCTGACAAATGAGAAGGTGGCGATGTCTTCTGAAATCAATGCTGTCGTTTTGGAGATAAAGAGCCTTGAGACGGTGAAGGAGGAGCTCCAGAATAAACTCAGTGTTACCAAGAAAGATTTAGAGAGCTCTGTCCGTGAATGTGATGAACTTAAAGCCTCCAAAATGAGCCTGGCCCAAATGCTGGAAGAGTTCAAAACAAGCAGTCAGGTGACTGATTCTGAGAGGCTTCACCTTCTGCAGGAGAAAGAAGACTTACTTGCGATCCAAAGAAAAGTCTGTAATGAGAAGGAAGAGCTCCTTGGAGAGATAGAAGAATTAAAAGAGAAGCTTACAGTCTCAACAGAACAACTTTCAAAGTCCAACGAGAAATTTAAAGAAGCATTATCATCTTTTGAGCGAGAAAAGCAAGCATTTCGCCTTCAGAATTCTGAAATTGAGATGGCTCTACATGTTATACGCAAAGAAAAGATGAACCTGGATTCAGCGCTAGAGCAGCAGAAGATGGATTATGAGCATTTGGCAGGAGAGAAGGGAGAATTGGAAGAGAAGCACACAAAAACCATATCTGAAAATAATGCTCTTTCTCTTGAGCGCGATAAGCTAGCTAGTGAGATCCGAACAAATAAGGACCAGTTGGATAGTTACTCCAGAGCTAATGACAGCTTTACTCAAGAGAAGTCTCATTTAACAGCAATGCTAGAGGAAACCAAACGCCAGAAAGACAAAGTTGAAGCAGAGATGGCCTGTTTAAAACGAGAAAAGGCTGACCTACAAAATGAGCTGCAGAAACATAACTCTGATATTGAAATTCTTGAAAAGGGCAAAACCGAACTTGTTCAAGAGCACAGTAAACTAAAAATGGAGTTTGAGAAGGCTAATTCAGAGCTTGTTCAACAGGTTGATAATCTTACCAAAGATGGTCACCGTCTGCAATTGTTGCAGACTGAAGCTGACTACAAAGCACAGTCCTTGCAGAAAGAGAACCAGGGTCTGCTTCAGGAGATCCAGGAGTTAAAATGTCAGACTGAATCAATAACAGGGGCCAAGCACCTTCTTGAGACCCAGCTACAAGCGGAATCCAGTGATCGGAATAAAGCGATATCTGACAAGGATGGTCTCTCCAAACAAATTAAGGAGCTGCAGAAAACGTTGTCAAAAGTTTCACAAGAAAATAAAGGTATTTCTTCTAGCCTTACAAATGCTAATGAGCAAAAGAAATCTTTTATGGTGGATATTGAGGCTTTGAAAACACAATTAATGCAGCGAGAGCAAGACACCATTCAGTTGATAGAAGATAAAAAACAGCTATTATCTAAGCTTGAGGATATAGGCAAGCAGATGACCGTCCTGGCCACAGAGAAGGAAGACCTTTTAGCTGGACAGTGTAAACTGGAGCAGAACATTTCTTCTCTCCACACAAGCCAAGAAAATTGGCTCACTGAACGGTCAAAACTCCTTGGAGAGATAGAAAGGTTCCGCGCTAGCCAGACCCAACTAGAGGTTGATGTCCAGGGCCTACAAACCGATAAAGAACTTTTGGAAAAGCAATGCAAGAATGCTGTTGCAGAGGTATCGGCTTCTGCCATTGTGAAAGAAGAGATTTCCTCCAGCATCTCAAATCTAACCGCTCAGAAGGATGCCCTAAAGGTGGAGAGAGATGAAGCCACCCAGCAAATCAGGCAGCTGGAGTCCCAACTAAAAAATGCCATTTCTAAGCAGCTTGAGGTATTCCTCCTCCAGTAGTAATCActgacacacatactgtagagtGGCTGGGGCTATATCACCTTCTCACTGCATGCTTGCTGGTTTGTCTccctttcctttttatttttgtgtctaaCGTTCATCTTTCATTTACTAACCGCTGTAAATTACGCTTAGCTGCCAGCCGTTGCCTGTGGGCTTATAACGTGATCTAATGTAAGGCGAAATTCTTCTGATTTTCTTGACTGTCTAAGGTGATATTTATCACACTCACCCTCTGATGGTGTTTCAGATTTAATTTGACTGTATATTTTATGTTAATAGACTAATAGATTTCCCAAAAATAGTTATAGAAATTATAGCCCCAATTATCTGCTTAACAATGTCATCCAGTCCAATTTTAAAGTGTTTGGGCTGGTAAAATCTCTCTGGTCAGAATTACTTTACAGGACTACCACTTAACAGTTTTTGTCTTATCAGACTTGTTACACAAGTTAATGAGGTGTCCATATCCGTTCTGAGGCCACAGGTTGTAGAGTATTTAAAAATTGTATACTAATTGTTTTTCTTAGTgtaatatttgttatttctcAACTAGGATCTACTTGAAAATTGCAATGAACTGAGATTTTAAAAACCGTAATTAAGATGGATAACTCATTAAGCATGCATtggatttattaaataatataaaaatcatTTGTTGAGGTCAAATGCAAATTCCTTATTGAGGTTTGTTGAGGTCATTAGGTGTTGATCTCAACCAACCATTTGCTGCTCTCAATTTGAAACTGTTCTTAGCAAATATCCTGCTCATGCATCGTTTAGGCTACAAAGGCCTCTGGCAAGACTGCTGAGGCTCTGGAACAGCTGACAAAAGAGAAGGCCAGTTTGATGCAGGAGAAGAACGAAACCCAATCTCTATTGGAAGAGCTCCGGAGCTCCAAGCAGAAGATGGAGACGCAGGTAAGAGATGCTAATGTAAGCTTTCAGTGGTGAAGTGGCTCTCCTCAAAcaatatatgtgagagaaataGAATTAAGTGACACATTtgctatacagtatgttgtagcTATAATTTCAGCAAATAAATATGTCATTATTGTTTTAGCTGAAAACATTGAAGAAAGATAATTCCAAGTACCAGGAAGATCTGAATGTATCCAAAGAGCAGCTTTGCATAGAAACTCAGAGGACTGAGAGTCTGTGCCAGGAAATGTGAGTAAATCCTTAATTTTGGCTGCTGGGAGAAGGAGTTTCTACAAACTAATATGTTGCCTACATGAGTTGTCAGAATTTCTttgattttaacattttgtatttattcagTGAGGAGCTTAAAGAGGTTGTTACTGTGAAGACACAGTCCCTGCAGATGCTGCAAGATGAGAACAACAAGCTGACTCGGGAGCTTGATAACAGTCACAAAGAGCAGAGTGAACTTGTGAAGGTGCAACACTCTTTTATTCTTAAAAATCTTACATAAACCTACAAGCATCAGAATTCAGCTATTAATCTGCTGACCATGATttgatttaaacttttttttttttttcttagctcAAGGATGAGCACTCAAAACTCAAAAAACAGTTGAAGCAAAGGTAAGAGAATGCATCATTTTGTAATTCAAGCAGTTTCTCAAATCTCTGCAAATTCATTAATATCTTGAAAGCCTTGTttactaaataaaaacaaatgctcTCACCTGTGTGACACTTGCTTACAGTGCATTTATAATTAAGCATGGTATGTCATGCTGTTCTTTTTCTTCAAAGCCTGCCAAATAATGCCTTCAGGTACTTCACACCTTTTTAATACTATTAAAAAGGTCACATTGCCTTTCCGTTGAATTAAATTTCCCTGCAAAAACAAatcaatcatttatttatttattttctgatgCAGCTAATAAATGATCTGCTTGGTCAAAGTGACGCAATGAACTCTGGCCTGCGAATCTGCAGTAGTCGGCTGGAGATTGCATCGAAACAGGAAATGCATGCTTGAAAATCATGTCATACAGGCTTTGGTACAAGTGAATCGGAAACTGAGGAAATATTTGTTGTGTAATGTTACCATTCCTAAAGCCAAAGCacagtttttcatttttctcgGAATCTCCtactttatttccatttttgatTTTGTAATAGAAGTTATTTTTGATATTTTCGTTATTTGCAGTCCTACCATTTTAATAAGTTTATCACTATATATTGACCAAACGACTCCCAGAGAAAAAACGGCTCTTAAGTTTCTGTACGTCTCCTCAAATTTGTGAAATGTCTGTAGTGGCCAAAAAAACGAGGTTAATAGTTTGAATTCCAAAGTTGGAAATCTGCTGAGAAATAATTTGGAAAATTGGGGCCAGTTTTTCTCTGCCTACAGATTGTGTACTGTACCTCCTGAGATTGTTTTGGTATTGTGTTTTTGATAGTGAGAGCAGCTTGAAGGAGCAGTTTGAGAAGGAGAAGGCTGCCCTCCAACAGTCCATCCATAAAAACAGTGCCTTCATTTCAGAAAAGGAGCAGCAGGTGGAAAAGCTGATGAGCGAGGTGAGAATCCTAACTCTCTTATTGTCAGCAGGTATAGCAGCGTATTGACAGAACTATTGAGCTTGCAAAAAATTAATTCAAGAAAGTCAAGACTTTAGAGCATGCAAGGACAgatttgtgagtgtgttttctcttatttttttGGGTGTTGGCCTACAGCCATTGATAACAGGCTTTAACAGgaccctgttaaaaaaaaataccggGTGAACCGTGCAGGGACATTTCTTACAATGCAGAGTCTAACAGGATGTCACTTCTAGGTCAAAAATGTTGTCCCGCTTTCATTTTGAGTGTGCATACAAAGAATCATACAATGTGCCTAAACTGAAACGGCAACTTTAAATATTGTGGGCAAGAGCCCTGTTGCCTGTGCAGACCTAGTGACCCTTTTCTTCTTGCAGGTTCAAAGCATCTGTACAGCTTTTAATTCTCTTAAAACttattttgaatttaaatgaacTTGACTTATTGATTAAATGCTCAAATTGAACTTGTGCTTGTATTACTATTGTTAATAAACGGTCATTCAGTGAGTGACTTCCTTTGTTGtcataacatgttttttttttttttttaagaagcaAAGAGTAATATTTTGTCTAAGAAACGTTAACATCTTTTTCACTATTGAATAGCGtgggtttttttcttcacagCTGATTGGACTGCGTGGGGAAAGTGCCTCAGTTGAGACACTGCAGGGTACAATTCAGGCCTTGGAGCGGGACAAGGCTAATCTACAGGGCCGTGTTCAGAGACTGGAGAAGGACCTGGCTGCAGGGCCTGACACCAACAAGTCCTCAGGTAAGAGTTAAGCTCATGACCACAGCTAATATTTCTGGTAGCACTAAGGTCAGTTCTCTGTGAGGTGACCtccaaaagaaaacaagatAACCTCTTTCATTTAATCTTGTACCTGATGTTTCCAGGTGATGCAGTTTTGGACCAACTAAGGGAGGATAAGGAGACTGCAGAGAGTCAGGCATGTATACCATTCCTCTCATCCGGAATGATACTAATTATATGCCTGGATAGATTGaggtttttttctccctttcatacAGTGCATTCAGTGTGAAGATGCTTCCCTACACTGGCCCATATGATCTTCTGGTTTGACAACTCCTCAGTCTTCTTTATGTTGTCATATTTGGGGCAGTCGTACGGAAACGGTCTTATTGAATGCTGTTTGTGAAATGACTGTGCTGCTTACTCAGGCATTTACTAACCTATACTACTTCTGATGTAGCAGTTGACTCTGTATTTCACAGTTTACTGTTGAGTCATGTAActgttacagtatgttttttACAGGGGTGAAATGAGTCCAAATTGATTTGACATTTAATTAAAAGCGTACTGAACTTCTGGCATCATCTCGGCTCTTACAGCGGTGACATGAATCAGCATCACGGTTGTATTGGAGCATTTCACCCACAGTGGTGGGATGATGGCATGTGTCCCAGAACATTCACTTGCCTCTCATTTCCTGCCTCTGTTTATTCTAAAATGTTATACTGTATTATCGGTGTGACTTGAGTGTGTTGGCTGGCAGTAGGTGGGTCCTAATTtgaatttcaatattttttttttcttctctttcttaaaCTCCAACCCCTCTCCTCTGCCCTGTCTCTGATGTTGGCAATGCTACACCCCCATCAGGCAGCGGTTTGTTAATGTTTTTCATCAGCTTCACttgtgcatgtttgtttgtcACTGTGGCTCCTATGTTTCGTCTGGTGGATCACGTTATAGTTGGTGTCAAAAAATACTGTCTTCCAAAGACGAACAAAGGATTTTTTTGATTTCTCAAAATCTTTTTAGCATTCAATCTCTCTGCTTAAATTACTATGAAAGATTACAGTTATCATAGACTTATCGTACGTGGGACTCTCCTTGTGACTAATTTTAAGTGTCGATCAAGCTTGGAGTTTTCTTTAGTTGACAACTTTCACTGACTATTAACCATCCTAGTCAACATTAgatgtattgatt contains:
- the clip1a gene encoding CAP-Gly domain-containing linker protein 1 isoform X3, which produces MSTARPSGIKGPSKIARPPGTAAPKTNLSTAGVKAATADKSAASASGGDAGEIFQIGERVWVNGNKPGYIQFLGEAQFAPGQWAGIVLDEPIGKNDGSVAGVRYFQCEALRGIFTRPSKLSLTEGEANGTETAPPSRAASPTPSVGSVSSHTPATKSTSPTTATKKASSTAPATPVTPSSNLPRTNSESVSNLSETGSVKKGERELKMGDRVLVGGTKAGVVRFLGETDFAKGEWCGVELDEPLGKNDGAVAGTRYFQCQPKYGLFAPVHKVTRIGFPSTTPAKAKTTVRKVVATPSGLKRSPSASSISTMSSVASSVSAKPSRTGLLTETSSRYNRKISGTTALQEALKEKQQHIEQLMAERDMERAEVAKATGHVGEMEQEIGLLRVDQEQMEAKMDQLRALVEAADKDKVELLNQLEEERRKVEDLQFRVEEACITKGDLEVATVSERSRIMDLERDLSLRTREVADLQLRLGTQQASEDSNSTVSPLLEEINSLRDQLASQEAKQKEELKKYKEKLEAQEKTHSEAAAQVQATSIRLSGDNEQLQMRLSHAEKENADIIELWRSKLESAIASHQQAMEELKVSSSKGSGAQTEQLIETKSALEKLNMEHKLALEEAGAEHEADAAAWTREKQALKAQLLSLIEDKERLEESLRSSVERAEEQHLVEMEDVLGKLHAAELRVKELEEKEGMLAQQAQDKDRQTKEQMSEIVALRSQVAQSNQELGTLKSQLEMIQSQGNNQGAMVSKLSSQLEGRQQEVLSLQQSLTTVQQEKDILEQELGGLKQRLAESTEEQTKSSNIMQVTLEKLSKKEEQCTSLTTESESLRSQLSGLERKLKAADERLEQLSKDKFKLENDISDMMKTSGDSSVQLTKMNEDLIQKERRLEELQSQLSEEKEKAVHLNEQLQQEQSRREQELKETRDTHQSQISSLQDKIANLEKTVKQGETMVEELKASQEKSLSQASELHVKELEVLQCQVDKWKQELSSSTDKTQELEKLVSELQPYKEQVQCLSADVEHLSKKLEKQSLDLENICKECEDVKAEKGKLEKRLSDVQTKLSALEISHQELSVQNEELRITSDKLSKHQEDLLANNKCSDEERISLSKELEKLKYLLQEVQTENDNLKNAKGEHQAQIEELQRQNSEKNDLLLKHQQDIQQIEAKKKQLHDDYENVWKEKLQLEDNLNESRSKLTCEKDNLILERDSARNAKKSLDAKNADLQAKLKSLKLEKEDLTMKNTQLQAFTETLTNEKVAMSSEINAVVLEIKSLETVKEELQNKLSVTKKDLESSVRECDELKASKMSLAQMLEEFKTSSQVTDSERLHLLQEKEDLLAIQRKVCNEKEELLGEIEELKEKLTVSTEQLSKSNEKFKEALSSFEREKQAFRLQNSEIEMALHVIRKEKMNLDSALEQQKMDYEHLAGEKGELEEKHTKTISENNALSLERDKLASEIRTNKDQLDSYSRANDSFTQEKSHLTAMLEETKRQKDKVEAEMACLKREKADLQNELQKHNSDIEILEKGKTELVQEHSKLKMEFEKANSELVQQVDNLTKDGHRLQLLQTEADYKAQSLQKENQGLLQEIQELKCQTESITGAKHLLETQLQAESSDRNKAISDKDGLSKQIKELQKTLSKVSQENKGISSSLTNANEQKKSFMVDIEALKTQLMQREQDTIQLIEDKKQLLSKLEDIGKQMTVLATEKEDLLAGQCKLEQNISSLHTSQENWLTERSKLLGEIERFRASQTQLEVDVQGLQTDKELLEKQCKNAVAEVSASAIVKEEISSSISNLTAQKDALKVERDEATQQIRQLESQLKNAISKQLEATKASGKTAEALEQLTKEKASLMQEKNETQSLLEELRSSKQKMETQLKTLKKDNSKYQEDLNVSKEQLCIETQRTESLCQEIEELKEVVTVKTQSLQMLQDENNKLTRELDNSHKEQSELVKLKDEHSKLKKQLKQSESSLKEQFEKEKAALQQSIHKNSAFISEKEQQVEKLMSELIGLRGESASVETLQGTIQALERDKANLQGRVQRLEKDLAAGPDTNKSSGDAVLDQLREDKETAESQAAIEFLNSVIIDLQRKNEELKDKLEKMAAAALNGNNPSELDNYDRHDKEPVKKKAPPRLFCDICDCFDLHDTEDCPTQMQMPDSPPHTTYHGNKGEERSYCDICEVFGHWTESCNDDQTF